In the Theobroma cacao cultivar B97-61/B2 chromosome 1, Criollo_cocoa_genome_V2, whole genome shotgun sequence genome, one interval contains:
- the LOC18611108 gene encoding cyclin-dependent kinase inhibitor 7 isoform X2: MGRKCRTIGEITLMEIANVGVRTRAMAATETVKVKKKRRRLNDDEEAQVKVTSSTTSYIQLRSRRILVDHRRKENRCSSHNSDHDDDVSCCSSNIGSSEKRIIELPDLEDESIEVETSPYFSSRESSMNSSRRETTPSSELRAEPEDQDSMSKPSEVNSRRRSTVEKINPIKAEIEEFFASAEKDLQKHFTEKYNFDFVKEEPLEGRYEWVRLKPLGKSQNEKIGEKSNE, from the exons ATGGGGAGAAAGTGTAGAACAATTGGAGAAATTACACTTATGGAGATAGCTAACGTAGGAGTTCGAACAAGAGCCATGGCGGCAACTGAAACAGTTAAAGTTAAGAAGAAGCGCAGAAGGTTAAACGACGACGAAGAAGCTCAAGTTAAGGTAACTTCCTCAACGACGTCGTATATCCAGTTAAGAAGCCGGAGAATTTTGGTGGATCATCGTCGGAAGGAAAATCGGTGTTCGAGCCATAACTCGGATCATGATGATGACGTGTCTTGTTGTTCAAGCAATATCGGATCGAGCGAGAAAAGGATTATCGAATTGCCAGATCTGGAG GATGAGAGTATTGAAGTTGAAACGTCTCCATATTTTAGTAGCAGAGAAAG TTCGATGAATTCTAGCAGGAGAGAAACGACGCCATCGAGTGAGCTCCGAGCTGAACCAGAAGACCAGGATTCAATGTCGAAGCCATCAGAGGTGAACTCTCGCCGTAGATCAACGGTGGAGAAGATCAATCCAATCAAAGCTGAAATCGAAGAATTCTTTGCTTCTGCTGAGAAAGAtcttcaaaaacattttacgGAAAA GTATAACTTCGATTTTGTCAAGGAAGAACCGTTGGAAGGACGTTACGAGTGGGTTCGACTAAAGCCATTAGGAAAAAGCCAAAACGAAAAAATAGGGGAAAAAAGCAAcgaataa
- the LOC18611108 gene encoding cyclin-dependent kinase inhibitor 7 isoform X1, whose protein sequence is MGRKCRTIGEITLMEIANVGVRTRAMAATETVKVKKKRRRLNDDEEAQVKVTSSTTSYIQLRSRRILVDHRRKENRCSSHNSDHDDDVSCCSSNIGSSEKRIIELPDLEDESIEVETSPYFSSRESSSMNSSRRETTPSSELRAEPEDQDSMSKPSEVNSRRRSTVEKINPIKAEIEEFFASAEKDLQKHFTEKYNFDFVKEEPLEGRYEWVRLKPLGKSQNEKIGEKSNE, encoded by the exons ATGGGGAGAAAGTGTAGAACAATTGGAGAAATTACACTTATGGAGATAGCTAACGTAGGAGTTCGAACAAGAGCCATGGCGGCAACTGAAACAGTTAAAGTTAAGAAGAAGCGCAGAAGGTTAAACGACGACGAAGAAGCTCAAGTTAAGGTAACTTCCTCAACGACGTCGTATATCCAGTTAAGAAGCCGGAGAATTTTGGTGGATCATCGTCGGAAGGAAAATCGGTGTTCGAGCCATAACTCGGATCATGATGATGACGTGTCTTGTTGTTCAAGCAATATCGGATCGAGCGAGAAAAGGATTATCGAATTGCCAGATCTGGAG GATGAGAGTATTGAAGTTGAAACGTCTCCATATTTTAGTAGCAGAGAAAG CAGTTCGATGAATTCTAGCAGGAGAGAAACGACGCCATCGAGTGAGCTCCGAGCTGAACCAGAAGACCAGGATTCAATGTCGAAGCCATCAGAGGTGAACTCTCGCCGTAGATCAACGGTGGAGAAGATCAATCCAATCAAAGCTGAAATCGAAGAATTCTTTGCTTCTGCTGAGAAAGAtcttcaaaaacattttacgGAAAA GTATAACTTCGATTTTGTCAAGGAAGAACCGTTGGAAGGACGTTACGAGTGGGTTCGACTAAAGCCATTAGGAAAAAGCCAAAACGAAAAAATAGGGGAAAAAAGCAAcgaataa